One window of Helicoverpa zea isolate HzStark_Cry1AcR chromosome 12, ilHelZeax1.1, whole genome shotgun sequence genomic DNA carries:
- the LOC124635393 gene encoding uncharacterized protein LOC124635393 isoform X1, protein MTDLQATFEFSVELYKFYNVDLFQRGLYQVRVGLRVSPKVPVHIEASVSSGNGAARTGRPAANASLIGGLAASRAFQIMYRNEEVTLRDIVHFRAHLLVDSRSLKESLERAEWSLGVELWCSEGAQSSTLAPVSCRVLKLHFQPAQGLHYHLPVLFDYFHLSSVSITIHASLVALHQPYIKKSIMHYVQSCTPRSSKQWGKLMKSAGSNFNTSGSFENVLFGSTGKCAGGNSSKIAHARQVHAEVCGILLGSLEGLQSALAICGSPGILLTPEESSSNSVVGEVAQRIKDLSDFGKTFQKSECGEEEWAMSAAHDIARLCAEVTLRWRAFLHHTSDRPHVHHALAARHHALRIKRFSECFFVLDNPRHSLAGCYDSNYQSYQSVGEVARRSRYLALLPPLPVHCIALDGDPHIMPIIFEDRYQDTAEFARRRSFLNSSASKSGSDPFLCSEPLGDDCACSVSSLMDSRRPSSEASRVTLTLPKTIMDVLEPQFNAPKSSSSVVQATLTLAPQKSARGSPKRALVKQNVVELPKAHNKQLELTGRNRYIVQNNQISEIQLPPNNAFASCPIQQGQQMSRYSASTLLDMNSAKSASNVSRLGKEQSEPGLEVFRQKHEITSGVSTLPARHSKSLDQLRVSQMTPLNTAQTLTKTVRNGSNASVNYPKPYLPPQQVKPTTLPRSVTTSAYPTNTTTRCSSKGDDYRRNISEFREKYKNPCIKNVGHGVNNEVFHNVGYNYDGGMKSNPNQVYGYTFGNQGNLQVNNVIRNPLEFQRGYSVNLPRPMLPPRNSYPPVSGKNQVTDQNNLVSNKHVHRSNSTHVFHQKVENQQIDIEAARNQLRHELNYYLQKGDWSYDFNTGSLIQNYQKKSSKSSDDSGFVMTLDRSSDGTSKSTYSKTPPSTPHSTMPSVRHKKSRSKESKLNQSGKENTKMNSSRDSLSSHHSIKSRDSKSDRHTSKSERSTPKSDRATPRSGKSTPKSGGFTPKSGLSTPKSGRATPKSGATTPKSGRSSGKPEKRTKHKPSEKMTQLMSEAASSSSNESIPFELRRLESSTSVPYSLDHGPELLRHCRSAASVLDEPNMNNTFGSESLPNLAPPPAFESPPLDIADKDFKILPPKNFLNKEEKRRRSTSTSSLSEQSGWVSSGRSSGPSSPDNASCQLNQNFAAGKPAAPKPTGTTNKNYEGPTDPRKPDGEPISDFKRTVLNGEQLRERLLKLAVKVAQNTSNEKIECCDKEVCEECTICSDSICTDSQCEYNKLMHSNGIDAGCNSDTCTASCFQQMAEVNAVKGNQRHNSFSAVQGKTYSSSSKSLNEGTVKKSQTISDNLHPYIRKEMPQKPQPAPAKSQSLDKSKLKDRIQYTEKLIAAEIRSLTVDRSCVKPSSHKKGGSSGKYSNKAKSEIDLAHFVGDNDYEHLPPPQQFRDAPPPPDEFKDPPTKSPKLSRQSSKSSTPSKTPRKQQQQTSSLQLDNPLYHVCEGIMERRKLRPHQSVNSGSAPSGGTLNKSQSTGELASRNDTEQRESNLISIFGLAESERLFVKCREEFRQSVKYPGAIYSDFPPVENSLPYFHISDEYRMFNPEGLHLIICVHGLDGNAADLRLVKTYLELGLPGARLDFLMSERNQGDTFSDFDTMTDRLVQEILTHIQNSSDPARISFVGHSLGTIIIRSALARPQMKPYLGKLHTFLSLSGPHLGTLYNSSGLVNAGMWFMQKWKKSGSLLQLSLRDASDPRRSFLYRLSERSQLHQFKHILLCGSGQDRYVPLHSARLELCKAAAKDTSLLGQAYREMVHNMVSPLAARASSVSVVRYDVQHALPHTASALVGRAAHIAALDSDLFIEKFLLVSALKYFR, encoded by the exons GAAAAGTATCATGCATTATGTGCAAAGCTG caCTCCTCGCTCAAGTAAACAATGGGGCAAACTGATGAAGAGTGCTGGATCCAACTTCAACACGTCTGGAAGCTTCGAGAATGTACTCTTTGGCTCAACCGGCAAATGCGCCGGGGGCAACTCTAGCAAGATCGCGCATGCTAG GCAAGTCCACGCCGAAGTGTGCGGGATCCTGTTAGGGTCTCTGGAAGGGCTACAGAGTGCTCTAGCGATATGTGGCTCTCCAGGCATCCTGCTTACTCCTGAGGAGTCATCGTCCAACTCCGTGGTTGGAGAAGTCGCGCAAAGAATAAAGGACCTTAGCGACTTTGGGAAG ACATTCCAGAAGTCGGAATGCGGCGAGGAGGAGTGGGCGATGAGCGCGGCGCACGACATCGCGCGGCTGTGCGCGGAGGTGACGCTGCGCTGGCGCGCCTTCCTGCACCACACCTCCGACCGCCCGCACGTGCACCACGCGCTCGCCGCCAGGCATCATGCGCTACG CATCAAGCGTTTCTCCGAATGCTTCTTCGTGCTGGACAACCCTCGGCACTCGCTGGCTGGTTGCTACGACAGCAACTACCAGTCGTACCAGAGCGTCGGCGAGGTGGCGCGAAGATCTCGCTACTTGGCACTGCTGCCGCCGCTGCCGGTGCACTGCATCGCGTTGGATGGAGACCCGCAtatcatgcctattatatttGAAGACAG aTATCAAGACACAGCAGAATTTGCGCGACGGCGATCATTCCTGAATTCAAGTGCTAGTAAATCTGGAAGCG ATCCATTCCTCTGTTCGGAGCCTCTTGGAGACGACTGTGCCTGTAGTGTTAGTTCTCTTATGGACTCCAGAAGACCGTCATCAGAAGCATCCAGAGTTACTCTCACATTACCCAAAACCATTATGGACGTTCTTGAACCGCAATTCAATGCACCTAAATCCAGTTCTAGTGTCGTGCAAGCAACTCTGACTTTAGCTCCCCAGAAATCAGCCCGCGGATCACCCAAACGAGCTTTAGTGAAACAAAATGTAGTTGAACTTCCAAAAGCACATAACAAACAACTCGAGCTTACTGGAAGAAATAGGTACATCGTGCAAAACAATCAAATTAGCGAGATTCAACTTCCACCGAACAATGCATTCGCCTCATGCCCGATACAACAAGGACAGCAAATGTCTCGATACTCCGCATCAACTCTGCTTGATATGAATTCGGCAAAAAGTGCTTCAAACGTGTCGCGTCTAGGAAAAGAGCAATCAGAACCAGGGCTAGAAGTTTTTCGACAAAAACATGAGATCACTAGCGGTGTGAGTACTCTACCAGCTAGGCACAGCAAATCTCTCGACCAGTTGAGAGTGTCGCAGATGACACCGCTCAACACTGCTCAAACATTGACAAAGACTGTGCGAAATGGTTCTAATGCTTCTGTCAACTACCCAAAACCATATCTACCGCCGCAACAAGTGAAGCCAACAACATTGCCTAGAAGCGTCACTACTAGTGCTTATCCAACGAATACAACGACTAGATGCAGTTCCAAAGGAGATGACTATAGGAGAAATATAAGTGAATTtagagaaaaatacaaaaatcctTGTATTAAAAACGTTGGGCATGGAGTGAACAATGAAGTGTTCCATAATGTAGGATACAATTACGACGGTGGAATGAAATCTAATCCTAACCAAGTTTACGGCTATACTTTCGGTAATCAGGGTAATCTGCAAGTAAACAATGTTATTCGTAATCCGTTAGAATTTCAAAGAGGCTACAGTGTAAATTTACCCCGTCCTATGTTGCCTCCACGTAATTCTTACCCACCGGTTAGTGGTAAAAATCAAGTGACTGATCAAAATAACTTAGTTTCTAATAAGCACGTACATAGATCTAACTCTACGCATGTGTTTCATCAAAAAGTGGAAAATCAACAAATTGACATTGAAGCTGCTCGTAATCAACTCAGGCATGAGCTCAATTATTATCTGCAAAAAGGGGACTGGAGTTACGATTTCAATACGGGAAGTTTAATCCAAAACTATCAAAAGAAATCGAGTAAAAGTAGTGACGACAGTGGATTTGTTATGACTTTAGATAGAAGCAGCGATGGAACATCAAAATCAACATATTCAAAGACACCCCCGTCTACCCCTCATTCAACGATGCCATCTGTGAGGCATAAGAAAAGTAGATCCAAAGAATCAAAACTAAATCAAAGTGGGAAAGAGAATACTAAAATGAACTCTAGTAGAGATTCATTGAGCAGTCATCATTCCATTAAATCACGAGATAGTAAATCAGATCGGCATACATCAAAGTCTGAACGTAGTACTCCAAAATCGGACCGCGCAACGCCACGTTCTGGAAAGTCTACGCCCAAGTCCGGTGGATTTACTCCAAAGTCAGGTCTGTCTACACCTAAATCCGGCCGAGCCACTCCTAAATCCGGTGCAACAACGCCAAAAAGTGGAAGGTCGAGTGGTAAACCAGAGAAACGTACAAAACACAAACCATCAGAGAAGATGACTCAACTGATGTCAGAAGCGGCATCATCATCAAGCAACGAAAGTATACCTTTTGAGTTAAGAAGATTGGAGTCTTCTACAAGTGTTCCGTACAGTCTCGACCACGGGCCAGAATTGTTACGACACTGCAGAAGTGCTGCATCAGTCTTAGATGAACCTAACATGAATAATACATTTGGGTCTGAATCTTTGCCCAATTTAGCTCCACCACCAGCTTTTGAGTCACCGCCTCTTGATATAGCGGACAAAGACTTCAAAATATTACCTCctaaaaactttttgaataaagaagaaaaacgACGTAGAAGCACATCGACGTCTAGTCTGAGTGAGCAAAGTGGCTGGGTATCTAGTGGACGCAGTTCGGGGCCCTCTTCTCCAGATAATGCAAGTTGTCAATTAAACCAGAATTTCGCCGCTGGAAAACCAGCTGCACCTAAACCTACTGgtacaacaaataaaaactacgaAGGACCGACCGATCCTCGTAAACCCGATGGTGAACCTATCAGTGACTTTAAGCGAACAGTTCTTAATGGAGAGCAGTTACGAGAACGACTCTTAAAGTTAGCTGTCAAGGTAGCCCAGAATACTTCCAATGAGAAGATAGAATGCTGTGATAAGGAAGTGTGTGAAGAATGCACCATATGTAGTGACTCCATATGCACCGATAGCCAATGCGAATATAATAAACTAATGCACAGTAATGGCATAGATGCGGGATGCAACTCTGATACTTGTACGGCAAGTTGTTTCCAACAAATGGCTGAAGTTAATGCAGTAAAAGGAAATCAAAGACATAATTCTTTTAGCGCTGTACAAGGGAAGACGTATAGTTCATCTTCAAAAAGTCTGAATGAAGGCACGGTGAAAAAGTCTCAAACAATTAGTGACAATCTACATCCTTACATAAGGAAAGAAATGCCTCAAAAGCCACAACCGGCACCTGCGAAGTCTCAATCACTAGACAAATCTAAATTGAAAGACAGAATACAATACACTGAAAAGTTAATCGCGGCTGAGATACGAAGTTTAACGGTGGATCGATCTTGCGTCAAACCTTCAAGCCATAAGAAAGGTGGTTCATCAGGAAAATACTCTAACAAAGCTAAATCTGAAATTGATTTAGCCCACTTTGTTGGCGACAATGACTATGAGCATTTACCTCCACCACAACAGTTTAGAGACGCTCCACCTCCACCAGATGAATTTAAG GATCCTCCAACTAAATCACCGAAGCTGAGTAGACAGAGCAGCAAATCGTCTACTCCTTCGAAGACGCCGAGGAAACAGCAACAGCAGACGTCTTCTCTTCAGTTAGATAACCCATTATACCATGTGTGCGAAG GTATAATGGAGAGGCGCAAGTTGAGGCCGCATCAGTCGGTCAATTCGGGCAGTGCGCCCTCTGGTGGTACGCTTAATAAAAGTCAGAGCACTGGGGAGCTGGCCAGCAGAAACGATACTG AACAACGAGAAAGCAATCTCATCAGTATATTCGGCTTGGCGGAATCTGAAAGGTTATTCGTGAAATGCAGAGAAGAGTTCAGGCAAAGTGTCAAATATCCGGGAGCCATCTACTCTGACTTCCCGCCTGTTGAAAATTCGCTGCCCTACTTCCATATCAGTGATGAATATAGGATGTTTAATCCTGAAG GGCTCCACCTTATCATCTGCGTTCACGGCCTAGACGGCAACGCGGCAGATCTTCGCCTGGTAAAGACGTACCTAGAACTGGGTCTACCTGGGGCAAGGCTAGATTTCCTCATGTCCGAGAGGAACCAGGGCGACACTTTCTCTGACTTCGACACCATGACGGATAG GCTCGTGCAAGAGATTCTGACCCACATTCAGAATTCGAGCGACCCAGCTCGGATAAGCTTCGTGGGCCATTCTCTCGGTACCATCATCATCCGCTCAGCCCTCGCGAGGCCACAGATGAAGCCCTACTTAGGGAAACTTCATACCTTCCTCTCGTTGAGTGGACCTCATCTTGGGACGCTGTATAACTCTAGCGGATTAGTTAATGCTG GCATGTGGTTCATGCAGAAATGGAAGAAGTCGGGTTCGTTACTGCAGCTGTCTCTCCGCGACGCGTCGGATCCTCGGCGTTCGTTCCTCTACCGTCTGAGCGAGAGGAGCCAACTGCACCAGTTCAAACATATCCTCCTTTGCGGCTCCGGGCAGGACCGATATGTTCCTCTGCATTCGGCGAGGTTGGAGCTCTGTAAAGCTGCTGCTAAGGATACCTCGCTGTTGGGGCAAGCTTACAGAGAAATG GTCCACAACATGGTATCACCCCTAGCGGCTCGTGCATCATCAGTGTCGGTAGTGCGGTACGACGTGCAGCACGCGTTACCGCACACCGCGAGTGCGTTAGTCGGCCGCGCCGCGCACATCGCCGCGCTCGACTCCGATCTATTCATCGAGAAGTTTCTACTGGTTTCCGCGCTCAAATATTTCCGATAA